From the Conger conger chromosome 14, fConCon1.1, whole genome shotgun sequence genome, one window contains:
- the rhol gene encoding rhodopsin, like, with amino-acid sequence MNGTEGPNFYVPMSNATGVVRSPFEYPQYYLAEPWAFSILAAYMFFLIITGFPINFLTLYVTIEHKKLRTPLNYILLNLAVADLFMVFGGFTTTMYTSMHGYFVFGETGCNLEGYFATLGGEISLWSLVVLAIERWVVVCKPISNFRFGENHAIMGLTLTWVMANACAMPPLFGWSRYIPEGLQCSCGIDYYTLKPEVNNESFVIYMFLVHFTIPLTIISFCYGRLVCAVKEAAAQQQESETTQRAEREVTRMVVIMVISFLVCWIPYASVAWYIFTHQGSTFGPIFMTVPSFFAKSSSIYNPMIYICMNKQFRNCMITTLFCGKNPFEGEEEGSTTKTEASAVSSVSPA; translated from the coding sequence ATGAACGGCACAGAGGGCCCTAATTTCTACGTCCCTATGTCCAACGCCACTGGCGTTGTGAGGAGCCCCTTCGAATACCCACAGTACTACCTAGCCGAACCATGGGCTTTCTCTATCCTGGCTGCCTACATGTTCTTCCTGATTATCACTGGCTTCCCCATCAACTTCCTCACCCTCTATGTCACCATCGAGCACAAGAAGCTGAGGACCCCCTTAAACTACATCCTGCTGAACCTGGCTGTGGCCGACCTCTTCATGGTCTTTGGCGGCTTCACCACCACGATGTACACGTCCATGCACGGCTACTTCGTCTTCGGCGAAACGGGCTGCAACCTTGAAGGATACTTCGCCACCCTCGGCGGTGAGATCTCGCTCTGGTCTCTAGTCGTCCTGGCTATCGAGAGGTGGGTGGTCGTCTGCAAGCCGATAAGCAACTTCCGATTCGGCGAGAACCACGCCATCATGGGCTTGACGCTCACCTGGGTTATGGCCAATGCTTGTGCCATGCCTCCCCTGTTCGGGTGGTCCAGATACATCCCGGAGGGCCTGCAGTGTTCATGCGGAATTGACTATTACACCCTCAAGCCTGAAGTCAATAACGAGTCTTTCGTCATCTACATGTTCTTGGTTCATTTCACCATTCCCCTCACCATCATCTCCTTCTGCTACGGCCGACTGGTCTGCGCCGTCAAAGAGGCCGCTGCCCAGCAACAGGAGTCCGAGACCACCCAGAGGGCCGAGCGGGAGGTCACACGCATGGTCGTCATCATGGTCATCTCCTTCCTGGTCTGTTGGATCCCCTACGCAAGCGTGGCCTGGTACATCTTCACTCACCAGGGGAGCACTTTTGGCCCTATCTTCATGACGGTCCCCTCCTTCTTTGCCAAGAGCTCGTCAATCTACAACCCCATGATCTACATCTGCATGAACAAACAGTTCCGCAACTGCATGATCACCACCCTGTTCTGCGGCAAGAATCCCTTCGAGGGCGAGGAGGAAGGGTCCACCACCAAGACCGAGGCCTCCGCGGTGTCCTCCGTGTCCCCCGCGTAA